One genomic region from Vicia villosa cultivar HV-30 ecotype Madison, WI unplaced genomic scaffold, Vvil1.0 ctg.000790F_1_1, whole genome shotgun sequence encodes:
- the LOC131631194 gene encoding uncharacterized protein LOC131631194 yields the protein MGFGSNWLRWMEGTIFSSDMSVLINGSITKDFKVEKGLRQGDPLSPFLFVLVTEVLTDLMNKAISIGMVVAAAGNHTVSGWQWDNALLLADSNSIRATGQWLDLLKFIAHVVPRNGVKDSFTWRIDKDEVFTVKTCFSWFYAKLTGPPLNEHVVKAASFLWNLNPPSNFLFFGWRIIHDRIVTKDNLLKRGILNANDSFCVFCLTIEETLLHLLGGCRVVLDV from the coding sequence ATGGGTTTCGGATCCAATTGGTTAAGATGGATGGAAGGAACCATTTTTTCTAGTGACATGTCCGTTCTCATCAATGGAAGCATCACAAAGGATTTCAAAGTGGAGAAGGGGCTCCGTCAAGGGGATCCTTTATCTCCTTTCTTGTTCGTTTTGGTTACGGAGGTTCTCACGGATTTGATGAACAAGGCCATTTCTATAGGAATGGTGGTGGCAGCGGCTGGAAACCACACGGTTTCAGGCTGGCAGTGGGACAATGCTCTTCTTCTGGCTGACAGCAACAGCATTAGAGCAACAGGGCAGTGGCTGGATCTCCTCAAGTTTATTGCCCACGTAGTCCCAAGGAATGGTGTTAAGGATTCTTTCACATGGCGAATTGACAAGGATGAAGTGTTTACGgtaaaaacttgtttctcctggtTCTATGCAAAGCTGACAGGGCCACCTCTCAATGAACATGTCGTAAAAGCTGCATCTTTTTTGTGGAATCTTAATCCTCCTTCAAACTTCTTGTTCTTTGGTTGGAGAATTATACATGACAGGATTGTCACCAAAGATAATTTGCTCAAAAGGGGTATTTTAAACGCCAATGATTCCTTCTGTGTGTTCTGTTTGACAATAGAGGAAACCTTACTTCATCTGTTAGGTGGCTGTCGAGTGGTGTTAGATGTTTAG
- the LOC131631191 gene encoding uncharacterized protein LOC131631191, whose translation MTKTKRLSIRKKKRTCVKSLQHQQQQSFSSTNSIIIAEPDFEFYLPDECWEHVFTFLVNPVKPVNPLAIIKPSNPFHVFPFPTDPVYGKIKDKYKRNFESLSLVSKHFLALTNRLIFSLKIYFPQLFYLPRFFHRFSNLNSLDLWFASHYLDAGLALALRDRSSLRSLSISMFELNDAKYVTSHYIDSLLSLKCLNSLKFCCSQISDDLLYSIARQGLPLKTFVLENCTGYSFHGIYDLLSKCRGIRYLGLQGVDFLNNHHVFQLFLLVPDLVSINLSKCSKLTESALFALIKNCHSLGEITMESIYMDESPMENIYIESKSVENYDILKNFDVNPQLKFLYLFQSSFINDGTIILLASFPNLQHLDLSFCHSLSEKGLVTLMKLSYFGSNRDLALLILVSTVPLLFGIGNEEFSLTVRRSTYALFEFLASLSHRRFSTLLVEAEESGREVGSILEGIKLVWKLWVPSKVKYNYSATVNVMLGVP comes from the exons ATGACGAAGACGAAACGACTTTCtataagaaagaagaagagaacttGTGTCAAATCTcttcaacatcaacaacaacaatcgtTTTCTTCAACAAATTCAATTATAATTGCAGAACCTGACTTTGAGTTTTACTTACCAGATGAGTGCTGGGAGCATGTCTTCACATTCCTCGTCAACCCGGTCAAGCCGGTCAATCCGTTGGCTATCATCAAGCCGTCTAACCCGTTTCATGTCTTCCCATTCCCCACGGACCCCGTATACGGCAAAATCAAAGACAAATACAAACGCAATTTTGAATCTCTATCTCTCGTCTCAAAACACTTCCTCGCCCTCACCAACCGTCTCATATTTtctctcaaaatatattttccacAACTTTTTTATCTCCCCCGTTTCTTCCATAGATTCTCCAACCTTAATTCCCTTGACCTCTGGTTCGCCTCCCATTATCTCGATGCAGGCCTTGCCTTGGCTCTCCGTGACAGATCATCATTGAGATCTTTATCTATTTCCATGTTTGAGTTAAATGATGCAAAGTATGTAACTTCTCATTACATTGATTCCTTACTGAGTTTGAAGTGTTTGAATTCTCTTAAGTTTTGCTGTTCACAAATCTCGGATGATTTGCTTTACTCTATTGCAAGACAAGGCCTTCCTTTAAAGACTTTTGTTCTTGAAAATTGCACCGGCTATAGTTTCCATGGAATTTATGATTTATTATCTAAGTGTCGCGGGATAAGATATTTGGGTCTTCAAGGTGTTGATTTTCTAAATAATCATCATGTCTTCCAATTGTTTTTGCTTGTTCCAGATTTAGTATCTATAAACCTTAGTAAATGTTCCAAGCTCACAGAATCAGCTTTGTTCGCCCTCATTAAGAATTGCCATTCACTTGGTGAGATCACAATGGAAAGCATTTATATGGATGAATCCCCCATGGAAAACATATATATTGAGAGCAAGAGTGtagaaaattatgatattttgaaaaattttgATGTCAACCCTCAATTAAAATTTCTATATTTGTTTCAATCTTCATTTATAAATGACGGGACCATCATATTGTTAGCTTCATTCCCAAATTTGCAGCATCTGGATTTGAGTTTTTGCCATAGCCTATCTGAAAAAG GATTGGTAACACTCATGAAATTATCTTATTTTGGTAGTAATAGGGATCTAGCATTATTGATATTAGTTAGTACTGTGCCTCTCCTATTTGGAATTGGGAATGAGGAATTTTCTCTTACCGTTAGAAGAAGCACATATGCATTATTCGAATTTTTGGCAAGTTTGTCTCATAGAAGGTTTTCTACTCTGTTGGTGGAGGCGGAAGAATCGGGTCGCGAGGTTGGAAGCATTTTGGAAGGGATTAAATTGGTGTGGAAGTTGTGGGTTCCATCCAAAGTGAAG TACAACTATAGTGCTACTGTAAATGTAATGTTGGGTGTACCTTGA
- the LOC131631192 gene encoding lupeol synthase-like, with product MMFYNKSNFLKLETERFNDAVNVIHSLQSSNGGFPAWEPQNAYSWLEKFNPTEFFEDTLIEREYVECTGSTMQALVLFTKLHPCHRTKEIHHCLAKAIHYIENTQNLDGSWYSIFYSL from the exons ATGA TGTTCTACAACAAAAGTAACTTTCTGAAATTGGAAACAGAGCGGTTCAATGATGCTGTTAATGTCATCCACTCTCTACAGAGCAGTAATGGTGGGTTCCCTGCTTGGGAGCCTCAAAATGCTTACAGTTGGCTAGAG AAATTCAATCCAACTGAATTCTTCGAAGACACGCTGATTGAGAGGGA GTATGTTGAGTGCACTGGTTCTACAATGCAAGCCCTGGTACTCTTCACAAAGCTACACCCTTGTCATAGAACAAAGGAAATACATCACTGCCTTGCCAAAGCAATTCATTACATTGAAAATACACAAAATCTTGATGGCTCATGGTATTCTATCTTCTATTCTCTCTGA
- the LOC131631193 gene encoding uncharacterized protein LOC131631193, which produces MTKTKRLSTRKKKRTCVKSLQHQQQQSFSSTNSIIIAEPDFEFYLPDECWEHVFTFLVNPVKPVNPLAIIKPSNPFHVFPFPTDPVYGKIKDKYKRNFESLSLVSKHFLALTNRLIFSLKIYYPQLFYLPRFFHRFSNLNSLDLWFASHYLDAGLALALRDRSSLRSLSISMFELNDAKYVTSHYIDSLLSLKCLNSLKFCCSQISDDLLYSIARQGLPLKTFVLENCTGYSFHGIYDLLSKCRGIRYLGLQGVDFLNNHLVFQLFLLVPDLVSINLSKCSKLTGLALFALIKNCHSLGEITMESIYIESSMENVYIESKSVENYDILKDFDVNPQLKFLYLSQSSFINDETILLFASFPNLQHLDLSFCHSLSEKGICQVLSSCCKLRHLKLIFCKVRGLKLNFVVHQLEVLNLSCTSVDDKTLYEISKSCCGLLKLLLMCCEYVTKKGVKRVVENCKQCLVIK; this is translated from the coding sequence ATGACGAAGACGAAACGACTTTCtacaagaaagaagaagagaacttGTGTCAAATCTcttcaacatcaacaacaacaatcgtTTTCTTCTACAAATTCAATTATAATTGCAGAACCTGACTTTGAGTTTTACTTACCAGATGAGTGCTGGGAGCATGTCTTCACATTCCTCGTCAACCCGGTCAAGCCGGTCAATCCATTGGCTATCATCAAGCCGTCTAACCCGTTTCATGTATTCCCATTCCCCACTGACCCCGTATACGGCAAAATCAAAGACAAATACAAACGCAATTTTGAATCTCTATCTCTCGTCTCAAAACACTTCCTCGCCCTCACCAACCGTCTCATATTTTCTCTCAAAATATATTATCCACAACTTTTTTATCTCCCCCGTTTCTTCCATAGATTCTCCAACCTTAATTCCCTTGACCTCTGGTTCGCCTCCCATTATCTCGATGCAGGCCTTGCCTTGGCTCTCCGTGACAGATCATCATTGAGATCTTTATCTATTTCCATGTTTGAGTTAAATGATGCAAAGTATGTAACTTCTCATTACATTGATTCCTTACTGAGTTTGAAGTGTTTGAATTCTCTTAAGTTTTGCTGTTCACAAATCTCGGATGATTTGCTTTACTCTATTGCAAGACAAGGCCTTCCTTTAAAGACTTTTGTTCTTGAAAATTGCACCGGCTATAGTTTTCATGGAATTTATGATTTATTATCTAAGTGTCGCGGGATAAGATATTTGGGTCTTCAAGGTGTTGATTTTCTAAATAATCATCTTGTCTTCCAATTGTTTTTGCTTGTTCCAGATTTAGTATCTATAAACCTTAGTAAATGTTCCAAGCTCACAGGATTAGCTTTGTTCGCCCTCATTAAAAACTGTCATTCACTTGGTGAGATCACAATGGAAAGCATATATATTGAATCCTCAATGGAAAACGTATATATTGAGAGCAAGAGTGtagaaaattatgatattttgaaagattttgatgtCAACCCTCAATTAAAATTTCTATATTTGTCTCAGTCTTCATTTATAAATGACGAGACCATCCTATTGTTTGCTTCATTCCCAAATTTGCAGCATCTGGATTTGAGTTTTTGCCATAGCCTATCTGAAAAAGGTATTTGTCAAGTTTTAAGTAGTTGTTGTAAGCTTAGACATCTGAAGTTAATCTTCTGTAAAGTGAGAGGACTAAAATTGAACTTTGTAGTTCACCAACTAGAGGTGTTAAACTTATCTTGTACAAGTGTTGATGATAAAACACTCTATGAGATCTCAAAGAGTTGTTGTGGGCTTTTGAAATTACTATTGATGTGTTGTGAATATGTCACGAAAAAGGGAGTGAAGCGTGTGGTTGAAAACTGCAAACAATGTCTTGTGATAAAGTGA